The following proteins are encoded in a genomic region of Leptospira ryugenii:
- a CDS encoding LIC10012 family protein: MEKIVSLQKFSFLVCLGSVGSSRSFYTLLLSLVLLNPVLLSAKEVTVLNSYISGEVPQILGTKELASQEISRLSRHYLRRNFYTDITEGGIVEKFLIKENFTIQSRLSPDQFDRFCLEFESNFVSYDIVDFGQPTLIETQIYNCRTKQYKSINSKLNTNFLLSIEKHVEKCFRFLSPKYYQTRGSETDKVSEIHFFFDVNGAYAYYRKDFTKLINVLLNNQSILLGATFVRKNKSLTITGSTDHDELKKIYEEVNWNGSNQADSVLQAIQQLRLKLTSGKKSSRKIFLLLSSSIKSKMSEFKLALNELKQMDVQTYIIVPNHSEYDFIRDLQKLGRITSSKLLGITEFQRLGFDDEYKYIYLNQFDLYSTNEEFSPPFDLSNQSFKKWDASIVRAAVDVVTSYNMAEAYEKISEKRVLEKSEVKTDIETLVGAHLYEEMNPSSNHQLVLFKTYGETLWLKVPIEKKLQVGKEYIVSTSVYLDSLSTNGFSNSEAETDFLRPNISYPKSLTILPSKAKRFMEENKIKQFSGYLQGIVTDVKKRQ; the protein is encoded by the coding sequence ATGGAGAAAATAGTCTCATTACAGAAGTTTTCTTTTTTGGTTTGCCTTGGCTCGGTGGGAAGTTCCAGATCTTTTTACACTCTACTCCTATCACTCGTGCTACTCAACCCTGTTTTGCTTTCGGCAAAGGAAGTGACTGTTCTCAACTCCTACATTTCTGGGGAAGTACCACAAATTTTGGGAACCAAAGAACTGGCATCCCAAGAGATCTCAAGGCTTAGCCGTCATTATCTAAGGAGAAATTTTTATACCGACATAACAGAAGGGGGTATTGTAGAAAAATTTTTAATAAAAGAAAACTTCACAATTCAATCTCGGTTAAGCCCTGATCAATTTGATCGATTTTGTTTAGAGTTTGAAAGTAATTTTGTCTCATATGATATCGTGGATTTCGGACAACCAACGTTAATCGAAACACAAATTTACAACTGCAGAACAAAGCAGTACAAATCGATCAATTCAAAATTGAATACAAATTTCCTTTTGTCTATAGAGAAACATGTTGAGAAATGTTTTCGGTTTCTTTCTCCGAAATACTACCAGACAAGAGGTAGTGAAACTGATAAAGTGAGTGAAATCCATTTTTTCTTTGATGTGAATGGTGCGTATGCCTATTACCGTAAGGATTTCACCAAACTGATCAATGTACTTTTGAATAATCAATCCATTCTATTAGGTGCTACCTTTGTCAGAAAAAATAAATCACTTACTATCACTGGCTCTACGGACCATGATGAATTAAAAAAAATATATGAAGAAGTGAATTGGAATGGATCGAACCAAGCGGATTCCGTCCTCCAAGCCATCCAGCAACTTCGATTAAAACTTACTTCAGGGAAAAAGAGCTCACGAAAAATTTTTCTACTCCTTTCCTCCTCTATAAAGAGTAAGATGTCAGAATTTAAACTAGCATTAAATGAATTAAAGCAGATGGATGTTCAGACGTACATCATTGTTCCAAATCATAGTGAATACGATTTTATTCGGGATCTACAAAAACTAGGAAGAATTACATCATCAAAACTATTGGGAATTACGGAATTCCAACGATTGGGTTTTGATGATGAGTACAAGTATATATATTTAAATCAATTTGATTTGTATTCAACAAATGAAGAATTTTCACCACCCTTCGATTTATCCAACCAAAGTTTTAAAAAATGGGATGCCTCCATCGTAAGAGCGGCTGTAGATGTAGTGACTAGCTATAATATGGCCGAAGCCTATGAAAAAATATCAGAGAAAAGGGTACTAGAAAAAAGTGAAGTAAAGACAGACATAGAAACTCTTGTTGGTGCACATTTATATGAAGAGATGAATCCTTCCTCAAATCATCAACTAGTCCTATTTAAGACTTACGGAGAAACGCTTTGGTTAAAAGTACCAATCGAAAAAAAATTGCAAGTTGGTAAAGAATATATCGTGTCTACCTCCGTTTATCTAGATTCACTTTCCACAAACGGGTTTTCAAATAGCGAAGCAGAAACAGATTTTTTAAGACCTAACATTTCTTATCCTAAAAGTCTCACGATTCTCCCATCGAAAGCAAAAAGATTTATGGAAGAAAACAAAATTAAACAATTTTCAGGGTATCTGCAAGGTATCGTCACAGATGTCAAAAAAAGGCAATGA
- a CDS encoding lipoprotein LipL21, translating to MKKSLIISISMIAFVVSCGSKDARRDATTVGKNGWIFEGWACAPDAAAAKRGESPAEYCKGKEKEFDYLYMKFSARASDKAIKQNSVAMKQSTCREAARLQVAGDGLKKILGEYLEQASGVSDGQSTGSVIVSESKGLIKGIGVYDCCSLNNETGICANEGEPETWEECQCVGYMKYAGGQKALESKAQSVSQ from the coding sequence ATGAAGAAATCACTTATCATTAGCATCTCCATGATCGCGTTTGTCGTTTCCTGTGGATCCAAGGATGCGCGAAGAGATGCAACGACTGTTGGAAAAAACGGTTGGATTTTTGAAGGTTGGGCATGTGCCCCTGACGCTGCAGCAGCCAAAAGAGGCGAAAGCCCGGCTGAATACTGTAAAGGAAAGGAAAAAGAATTTGATTATCTATACATGAAATTTTCCGCTAGGGCATCAGACAAAGCTATTAAGCAAAACTCTGTAGCCATGAAACAATCTACATGCCGCGAAGCTGCTAGATTGCAAGTAGCTGGTGATGGATTGAAGAAAATCTTAGGTGAATACTTAGAACAAGCTTCTGGTGTTTCCGACGGTCAATCTACAGGTTCCGTAATCGTTTCTGAATCAAAAGGATTGATTAAAGGCATCGGAGTCTATGACTGCTGTTCTCTTAACAATGAAACTGGTATTTGTGCAAACGAAGGTGAGCCTGAGACTTGGGAAGAGTGCCAATGCGTTGGTTATATGAAGTATGCGGGTGGCCAAAAAGCTCTCGAGTCAAAAGCACAATCCGTATCTCAGTAA
- a CDS encoding tRNA dihydrouridine synthase — translation MIQIGNVCIYGNVALSPMAGISDSPYRQITRKLGSAFSYSEFVSTEQIVQGNQRSIDMFRFKEMERPIFFQIFGSEADTVIEAAKIIETLQPDVIDLNMGCSVSKVAHHGSGAGLLKNLKVASHMIEGMRKSLSVPVTAKIRIGWDENNLNYKETVHVLQESGVQAISVHGRTKAMAYTGRANWDVIGEIKSLAKVPIFGNGDVSTYQEALSLQDRYKVDLVLIGRKAIGNPWVFHNFSKSNQDRREIFRTMKEHLESMLDFYRSEDEYALILFRKHFVKYLDSLSFPTDLKTKMLQMTSVNEFLENLYFGLLHPDERQGELKTESLSLNCESYV, via the coding sequence ATGATTCAAATAGGTAACGTTTGCATCTACGGAAACGTTGCCTTGTCCCCTATGGCGGGCATATCAGATAGCCCCTATAGGCAGATCACTCGAAAATTAGGGTCTGCCTTTTCTTATTCTGAATTTGTTTCTACCGAACAGATCGTACAAGGAAACCAAAGATCCATCGACATGTTCCGTTTCAAAGAGATGGAACGTCCGATTTTCTTTCAAATTTTTGGTTCCGAAGCTGATACAGTCATTGAGGCTGCAAAAATCATAGAAACGCTGCAACCAGATGTGATAGATCTCAACATGGGTTGCTCTGTATCCAAAGTAGCTCACCACGGTTCAGGTGCTGGCTTGCTTAAAAATTTGAAGGTAGCTTCCCACATGATAGAAGGAATGCGGAAATCATTGTCTGTACCTGTCACGGCGAAAATCAGAATCGGTTGGGATGAAAATAATTTAAATTACAAAGAAACAGTTCATGTTTTACAAGAATCTGGTGTGCAGGCTATTTCTGTCCACGGTCGAACAAAGGCCATGGCCTATACTGGTAGAGCAAATTGGGATGTTATCGGTGAGATAAAATCATTGGCAAAGGTACCCATCTTTGGAAACGGAGATGTATCCACTTACCAAGAAGCATTATCGCTTCAGGATAGATATAAAGTTGATCTTGTATTGATTGGAAGAAAAGCCATCGGGAATCCTTGGGTATTTCATAATTTTTCAAAATCAAACCAGGACCGAAGGGAGATATTCCGAACTATGAAAGAACATCTCGAATCTATGTTAGATTTTTACAGATCTGAGGATGAGTATGCATTGATCTTATTTCGAAAGCACTTTGTTAAGTACTTGGATTCATTGTCATTTCCCACCGATCTCAAGACAAAAATGTTACAGATGACTTCTGTTAATGAGTTTTTGGAAAATTTATACTTTGGCTTGTTGCACCCAGACGAGAGACAAGGAGAATTAAAAACGGAAAGCCTATCTCTAAACTGCGAATCGTATGTATAA
- the gyrA gene encoding DNA gyrase subunit A gives MTEINNPENESSKTLSLNVSGRPDIAGALKSGVRVIPVEIEDQMKEAYLDYAMSVIVGRALPDVRDGLKPVHRRILHAMNERAWRSDRPYVKSAKIVGEVIGNYHPHGDTAVYDTMVRMVQTFSMREPLIDGQGNFGSVDGDFAAAYRYTEARLTKLAEELLKDIEKDTVSFSPNFDDTRQQPDVLPANFPNILVNGSSGIAVGMATNIPPHNLSETIEAVVALIRNPDITLRELMKIIPGPDFPTGGTIIGGEGLYQAYSTGRGSIRIRSKVEIIENQKGREIIVIHEIPYQVNKRNLLEKIGDLVNEKIIEGITEILDLSDRKGIRVEIHVKKDFNAQVILNQLFKLTQLQVSYGITMLAILDNKPQIFSLKQILEAYAKHRNEVVVKRTEFDLEKAKKRAHILEGLKIALDNIDEVIRIIRSSKDPKEAQAKLISTFSLTEVQADAILEMRLQRLTSLEVQKIIEELEQLRLHIQDLEDILAKPERVKNIICDELKGVSESFGGKRTTEISLESVESSSFNAEDLIADEEVVVQISEDMFIKRLPMDTFKRQKRGGKGVQGISTKREDFIKKLCVAFTHDNLMLFSNKGRAFLMKVYELPIGTKEARGKSLKAIINLTEDETITSLFNFRNFDNSYLLMVTKEGFVKKIQLDEFSNTKKSGIIAIGLREGDELIEVLSNPENFDVFIASQQGLAIRMNLNELRSQGRTASGVTAMRLEDDDQIVGLTKVEPNTSLFCISENGIGKRTDFEEFSTKGRAGKGMTYLKVGEKNGKSVGICTIREEDELLVITQSGMAIRVSAKEISLLGRSAMGVKVVDIKDDDFVKDFAIVKDTE, from the coding sequence ATGACTGAAATCAATAATCCAGAAAATGAATCTTCTAAAACTTTATCTCTAAATGTATCTGGTAGACCGGACATTGCAGGAGCCTTAAAATCCGGCGTGAGGGTCATACCTGTAGAGATTGAAGACCAAATGAAAGAGGCCTACCTCGATTATGCGATGAGCGTAATAGTTGGTAGGGCGCTTCCAGATGTTCGAGATGGTCTCAAGCCTGTTCATAGGCGTATTTTACATGCAATGAATGAACGGGCATGGAGAAGTGACCGTCCATATGTCAAATCGGCAAAGATTGTTGGAGAGGTGATAGGTAACTATCACCCACATGGTGATACGGCTGTCTATGATACGATGGTGCGTATGGTCCAAACATTTTCAATGAGGGAACCTCTCATTGATGGTCAGGGAAATTTTGGATCAGTAGATGGTGATTTTGCTGCTGCTTATCGATACACGGAAGCGAGGCTCACTAAATTAGCAGAAGAGCTTTTGAAAGACATTGAAAAAGATACTGTCTCCTTCTCGCCAAACTTTGATGATACGAGACAACAACCTGACGTTCTCCCTGCTAATTTTCCAAACATCTTAGTCAACGGATCATCAGGCATTGCTGTAGGTATGGCGACAAATATCCCGCCACATAATTTATCGGAAACGATAGAAGCTGTAGTGGCGTTGATACGCAATCCCGACATTACTCTTCGAGAGTTGATGAAAATCATTCCAGGGCCCGACTTTCCGACAGGTGGAACAATCATTGGTGGAGAAGGTCTTTACCAAGCATATTCCACAGGTAGGGGTTCCATTAGGATTCGCTCAAAGGTAGAGATCATTGAAAACCAAAAGGGACGAGAGATCATCGTTATCCATGAGATCCCTTATCAAGTAAATAAGAGAAATCTACTAGAGAAAATCGGAGATCTAGTTAATGAAAAAATTATCGAGGGGATAACAGAAATTTTAGATCTCTCAGATCGAAAAGGAATCCGAGTAGAAATTCATGTAAAAAAAGATTTTAATGCGCAGGTAATTTTAAATCAACTTTTTAAACTAACCCAATTGCAGGTGAGCTACGGTATCACAATGCTTGCAATTCTTGATAACAAACCTCAAATCTTTTCCTTAAAACAAATTTTGGAAGCCTATGCAAAACATAGGAACGAAGTTGTTGTCAAAAGAACAGAGTTTGATCTAGAGAAAGCCAAAAAGAGAGCTCATATCTTAGAAGGGCTCAAAATAGCATTAGATAACATCGATGAAGTCATACGCATCATTCGCTCTTCTAAAGATCCTAAAGAAGCTCAAGCAAAATTAATCAGCACATTCTCTCTGACGGAAGTACAAGCAGATGCAATTTTGGAGATGAGACTCCAGAGATTAACTTCATTAGAAGTTCAAAAAATCATAGAAGAATTGGAACAATTAAGATTACACATCCAAGATTTAGAAGATATCTTAGCGAAACCAGAAAGAGTCAAAAACATCATATGCGATGAGTTAAAGGGTGTATCAGAATCATTTGGTGGGAAGAGAACAACGGAAATTAGTTTAGAGTCAGTAGAATCTTCTTCATTCAACGCAGAAGATTTAATCGCAGATGAAGAAGTTGTTGTTCAAATTTCTGAAGATATGTTCATTAAACGTCTTCCTATGGATACCTTTAAACGCCAAAAACGAGGTGGTAAAGGTGTACAAGGTATTTCAACCAAACGGGAAGATTTTATTAAAAAACTTTGTGTCGCATTTACGCATGATAACTTAATGTTATTTTCCAACAAAGGAAGGGCATTCTTGATGAAAGTTTACGAACTTCCTATTGGAACAAAGGAAGCAAGAGGGAAATCTCTCAAAGCCATCATCAATCTAACAGAAGATGAAACGATAACATCTCTTTTTAACTTCCGAAATTTTGATAACTCGTATCTATTGATGGTCACAAAAGAAGGATTCGTCAAAAAGATCCAGTTAGATGAATTTTCCAACACGAAAAAATCAGGTATTATTGCGATAGGATTGCGTGAAGGAGATGAATTGATCGAGGTTCTATCGAATCCCGAAAATTTTGATGTCTTCATAGCCAGTCAGCAGGGACTCGCGATTCGTATGAATCTCAATGAATTGAGATCGCAAGGTAGAACCGCTTCAGGGGTGACTGCGATGCGACTTGAGGACGATGATCAAATTGTAGGTTTAACAAAAGTTGAACCCAATACATCTCTATTTTGTATCTCAGAAAATGGTATCGGAAAGAGAACAGATTTTGAAGAATTCTCTACAAAAGGACGAGCCGGAAAGGGAATGACCTACTTAAAAGTAGGAGAAAAAAACGGAAAGTCAGTCGGTATTTGCACAATTCGAGAAGAAGACGAACTTCTTGTCATTACTCAATCAGGAATGGCGATACGAGTCAGCGCAAAGGAAATTTCCTTACTTGGTCGCTCGGCAATGGGTGTAAAAGTCGTAGATATCAAAGATGATGACTTTGTGAAAGATTTTGCCATTGTGAAGGATACCGAATAA
- the gyrB gene encoding DNA topoisomerase (ATP-hydrolyzing) subunit B, translating to MTNETSSSTYSASKIKILEGLEAVRKRPGMYIGTQDETGLHKMVYEVVDNSVDEAMAGHCTEIDVKILPGNIIEVKDNGRGIPTGIHPDKGKSTIEVVLTILHAGGKFENDAYKVSGGLHGVGVSVVNALSTWLEVEVHQSGKVHYQKYQAGIPIEDVKVIGDSDRNGTTVRFLPDNSIFTTTEFVFETLSSRFREIAFLNKGLFIRIEDHRKSDIAKHEFKFDGGIVSFVEYITESKHPLHKVLHFHGEKENVWAEIAVQYCDTYTENIFCFTNAINNNLGGTHLEGFRAALTRTLNDQLKKDQILFKKQPNGLTGDDVKEGLCAVISIKIPQPQFNSQTKEKLVNAEVKGLMQTISSEGLNLFFEENPTIIKKILEKAILASKAREAARKARDLTRRKTVLEGGGLPGKLADCSERDPEKCELFLVEGDSAGGSAKQGRDRNIQAILPLKGKILNVEKSRLDKVLSNEEIRTLISAMGTGIGDDEFNIEKLRYRKIIIMTDADVDGSHIRTLLLTFFFRHMKAIIENGNLYVAQPPLYQLKFGREALYVYSDREKEEILKGRPNDKVVIQRYKGLGEMNPEQLWETTMDPKARVMLQVKLKDFVEAEDTFNILMGDEVSPRRRFIEENSYKVANLDL from the coding sequence ATGACCAACGAGACTTCCTCCTCCACGTATTCAGCTTCCAAAATTAAGATTCTAGAGGGTTTAGAAGCCGTCCGAAAGCGTCCCGGGATGTACATAGGGACTCAGGACGAGACCGGTTTACACAAAATGGTCTATGAAGTCGTCGACAACTCAGTGGATGAGGCGATGGCCGGTCACTGTACAGAGATCGATGTAAAGATCCTTCCTGGAAATATCATTGAGGTTAAAGACAATGGTCGTGGAATCCCAACAGGCATCCATCCAGACAAAGGTAAGTCTACCATAGAGGTTGTTCTCACCATTCTCCACGCAGGTGGAAAGTTTGAAAATGATGCCTATAAGGTTTCAGGAGGATTGCATGGCGTTGGAGTATCCGTCGTTAATGCTCTCTCAACCTGGCTTGAAGTAGAAGTACACCAATCTGGCAAAGTCCATTACCAAAAATACCAAGCTGGAATTCCAATTGAAGATGTAAAGGTCATAGGCGATTCCGATCGGAATGGAACAACCGTACGATTCTTACCAGATAACTCCATATTTACCACCACGGAATTTGTTTTTGAAACTTTGAGTTCGAGGTTTCGTGAAATCGCATTCTTAAACAAGGGTCTCTTCATTCGCATTGAAGACCATAGAAAATCAGACATTGCTAAACATGAATTTAAATTTGATGGAGGAATCGTTTCCTTCGTTGAATACATCACCGAATCAAAGCATCCTTTGCATAAGGTTTTACACTTCCATGGAGAAAAAGAAAATGTCTGGGCAGAAATTGCGGTTCAATATTGTGATACTTATACAGAAAATATCTTTTGTTTTACAAACGCAATTAACAACAATTTAGGTGGGACTCATTTAGAAGGGTTCAGGGCTGCACTTACAAGAACACTAAACGACCAATTAAAAAAGGATCAAATTCTTTTTAAAAAACAACCTAACGGCTTAACTGGTGATGACGTCAAAGAAGGACTTTGTGCAGTTATATCGATCAAAATTCCTCAACCTCAATTCAATAGCCAAACCAAAGAGAAATTAGTAAATGCTGAAGTCAAAGGCTTGATGCAAACAATTTCAAGTGAAGGATTAAATCTATTCTTTGAAGAAAACCCAACCATCATTAAAAAAATATTAGAAAAGGCAATCTTAGCATCAAAAGCAAGAGAAGCCGCTCGTAAGGCAAGAGATCTTACCAGAAGAAAGACAGTACTAGAAGGTGGAGGTTTGCCAGGTAAACTTGCTGATTGCTCTGAAAGAGATCCTGAAAAATGTGAACTCTTTTTGGTCGAGGGTGATTCTGCTGGTGGATCAGCAAAACAAGGAAGAGATAGAAATATCCAAGCGATTCTGCCTTTGAAAGGAAAAATTTTAAACGTCGAAAAATCCAGACTGGATAAAGTGCTATCGAATGAAGAGATTCGTACCTTAATCTCCGCTATGGGTACAGGTATAGGTGATGATGAATTTAATATAGAAAAACTTCGCTACAGAAAGATCATTATCATGACCGACGCGGATGTAGACGGTTCGCACATTCGTACTCTTCTCTTAACATTCTTCTTTAGGCATATGAAAGCAATCATTGAAAACGGAAATTTATACGTTGCTCAACCACCTTTGTACCAATTGAAGTTCGGAAGAGAGGCACTTTATGTTTATAGTGATAGAGAGAAAGAAGAAATTCTAAAAGGCCGACCCAATGATAAAGTAGTGATACAACGATACAAAGGATTGGGAGAGATGAATCCAGAGCAACTTTGGGAAACTACAATGGATCCCAAAGCAAGGGTTATGCTCCAGGTAAAACTAAAAGACTTCGTGGAAGCAGAAGATACATTTAATATCCTTATGGGTGATGAAGTTTCACCCAGACGCCGTTTTATCGAAGAAAACTCTTACAAAGTAGCAAACCTAGATCTATAA
- a CDS encoding DUF721 domain-containing protein has product MKKVDLGDFLSSLDKLGINQQSLLIDQDLNKIKVVWKDLVGAVLGDHSEPVKLTEIICVIQCNHSLVSQELKFSELEILKKINKIIHPRRVQKLQFKVGKV; this is encoded by the coding sequence TTGAAAAAAGTAGATTTAGGAGATTTTTTAAGCTCACTTGATAAATTGGGGATTAACCAACAATCTCTCTTAATAGACCAAGATTTAAACAAAATCAAAGTAGTCTGGAAAGACCTCGTGGGTGCAGTTCTGGGTGACCATTCTGAACCTGTAAAATTAACAGAGATTATATGTGTTATTCAATGTAATCATTCTTTAGTAAGCCAGGAATTGAAATTTTCAGAGCTAGAAATCTTAAAAAAAATCAACAAAATTATACACCCAAGAAGGGTTCAAAAATTGCAGTTCAAAGTTGGAAAGGTCTAG
- the recF gene encoding DNA replication/repair protein RecF (All proteins in this family for which functions are known are DNA-binding proteins that assist the filamentation of RecA onto DNA for the initiation of recombination or recombinational repair.) — protein MFLRRLTLQNFRNHTETDLTFKSKLIFFIGNNGEGKTNILESISILSLLKSFRESDEDQVLKWDSDFTFLRAEFESRGEDFLFEYGIQKQGIKRKRIKINGEVIKKVADSIGFFKSVILCPPDLAIIEAGNQERRKFIDSFISSHNQTYLQNIIEYQRLLKQRNSALKKENPSVQEIEIWNEPLVERDAQIRKERQKIISELSIYFSKNLSTLSNGKDNFDIFYKPNVSSEQEHREKLIKNLKKDMAIGYTSCGSHRDDIPIGTQERDLSHFGSQGQKRSAVIAMKTASFQWTKENTGEAPVLLIDDIIRELDVKRREYFVELISGCDQAFFTTTDLEGIKDYIGSLDFEREIYEIESGSVKRRIEL, from the coding sequence ATGTTTCTTAGGCGTTTAACGCTCCAAAATTTCCGTAACCACACGGAAACTGATTTAACATTTAAATCAAAGTTAATCTTCTTTATAGGCAATAATGGAGAAGGAAAGACAAATATTCTAGAATCGATTTCTATACTCTCTTTGCTTAAGAGCTTTCGTGAGTCTGATGAAGACCAAGTATTGAAATGGGATAGCGATTTCACATTTCTTCGCGCAGAGTTCGAATCAAGAGGGGAAGATTTTTTATTCGAATATGGAATTCAAAAGCAAGGAATCAAAAGAAAACGAATAAAGATCAATGGTGAAGTGATCAAAAAAGTAGCTGATTCAATTGGATTTTTTAAATCTGTCATCCTCTGTCCACCTGACTTGGCTATCATCGAAGCAGGTAACCAGGAACGTCGAAAATTTATCGATTCATTTATTTCTTCACATAACCAAACTTACCTACAAAACATTATAGAATACCAAAGACTTTTAAAACAAAGAAACTCTGCTCTCAAAAAAGAAAATCCAAGCGTTCAAGAAATAGAAATATGGAATGAACCATTGGTGGAGCGGGATGCCCAAATAAGAAAGGAAAGGCAGAAGATAATTTCAGAGTTATCCATTTATTTTTCTAAAAATCTATCAACCTTAAGCAATGGAAAGGATAACTTCGATATATTCTATAAACCTAATGTATCCTCTGAACAAGAGCATCGCGAAAAATTAATTAAAAACCTAAAAAAAGACATGGCCATTGGTTACACGAGTTGTGGCTCTCATAGAGATGATATACCCATTGGAACTCAGGAGCGCGACTTATCACACTTTGGATCTCAGGGACAAAAACGAAGTGCTGTCATCGCAATGAAAACCGCAAGTTTCCAATGGACCAAAGAAAATACTGGTGAGGCGCCGGTTCTTTTGATAGATGACATCATCCGTGAACTGGATGTAAAAAGAAGAGAATATTTTGTAGAACTTATATCCGGTTGTGACCAAGCATTTTTTACCACAACAGACTTAGAGGGGATTAAGGATTACATAGGATCTCTTGATTTTGAAAGAGAAATCTATGAAATTGAATCTGGTTCTGTAAAGAGAAGGATAGAGCTTTGA
- the dnaN gene encoding DNA polymerase III subunit beta: MKFTVNTHEFLKAITAVDGVITVREIKSALSNLKIQATDNAVYLSATDLEIAIKTSVSAVVGQKGSASLPAKQLSNIFKNLNFDSTSLATNDNQESSETLITDATGKMDTKFKVNGIDSDDIKTIPSVSESSVVEFPCQTIREMFRKTSYAMAIEETRFVFNGLFLKPNDTDLIVVGTDGRRLSKVVRKFPKQFPFKNGVIIPHKAVREMLKMMEGKDTAKIGFIDEQIYVSSGNVELLFKLIDGNFPDYEQVIPKQTSQSVRFQKADFLTFLKQALISAEEPSKQIRLSFSSGNVNISSSNPGTMMFDHNMPTEYSGDSITIAFKGDYLSDVVKAIDDPEVILEFTSSSAPVLFKDPSDSDFVSVIMPMKL, from the coding sequence ATGAAATTTACTGTCAATACCCATGAGTTTTTAAAAGCAATAACTGCAGTAGATGGAGTCATCACCGTTAGAGAAATCAAGTCCGCTCTATCTAACTTAAAAATTCAAGCGACTGACAATGCAGTCTATCTTTCGGCTACTGACTTAGAAATCGCTATTAAAACTTCTGTTAGTGCAGTGGTAGGTCAAAAAGGATCCGCTAGTCTTCCAGCAAAACAGTTATCCAATATTTTTAAGAATCTAAACTTTGATTCTACAAGTTTAGCAACGAACGACAACCAAGAGTCTTCCGAGACACTCATCACGGATGCTACTGGAAAAATGGATACTAAGTTTAAAGTCAACGGTATTGATTCAGATGATATAAAAACAATCCCTTCTGTTTCTGAATCCAGTGTCGTAGAATTTCCTTGCCAAACCATTCGTGAGATGTTCCGAAAAACGTCTTATGCCATGGCAATTGAAGAGACTCGTTTTGTATTCAACGGACTATTTTTAAAGCCGAATGATACGGACTTGATCGTTGTAGGAACTGACGGTAGGAGATTATCAAAAGTCGTAAGAAAATTTCCAAAACAGTTTCCTTTCAAAAATGGAGTCATTATTCCACATAAAGCCGTACGTGAAATGCTAAAAATGATGGAAGGAAAGGATACAGCAAAGATAGGGTTTATAGATGAGCAGATTTATGTATCAAGTGGAAATGTAGAATTGTTGTTCAAACTGATTGATGGAAACTTTCCTGATTATGAACAAGTCATTCCAAAACAAACATCGCAAAGTGTTAGATTTCAAAAAGCAGATTTTTTAACTTTTTTAAAACAAGCTCTTATATCGGCAGAAGAACCTTCAAAACAGATCCGATTGAGTTTTTCATCAGGAAATGTAAATATTAGCTCATCTAACCCCGGAACAATGATGTTTGATCATAATATGCCAACAGAGTATTCAGGAGATTCTATCACGATAGCATTTAAGGGAGACTATTTGAGTGATGTTGTAAAAGCTATTGATGATCCTGAAGTTATACTTGAATTTACTTCTTCTAGTGCGCCTGTTTTATTTAAGGATCCGTCTGATAGTGATTTTGTATCTGTCATTATGCCTATGAAGTTATAA